In Nitrososphaerota archaeon, the sequence GCACAGATTCGTCTGTGGTCTCCAATACTTAAGGATTATTTGGGGCTGGAGGAAGGTAAGCTTCTATATCTCAGTAAAGCCAAAGACGGAAGCATAATTGTCAGTTTGTAAACACTTATTCTTCGCGCCAATAATCTATCCATCTCCGGTACGGATCATATTCTACCTTAGCGCGTTGCCAAAATAATTTAACAGATTTTGTGCCTTTATCACTTAAGATCTTTAATAGCGCTTCTTTACTAATTTCTACTCCTCTAGGATTGGTTCCAGCCTTTGGCAATTTCAGATAATTTTCTCTCCCTATAGTATGAAAACCTTTTGTTGGACCTTTGCGGGAATGTAAAATAATCCGCCTATCTTACCCCAGTTGATTTGAACGAGGAGAATATCGTATTTAGGTGAGTAAGACTCAAGGAATTCATGAACTTTCTGGGCATCGACAGTCCACACAACCTTTACTCCACCACTTCCTGTAATAGATTTAATTGAAATAGGTTGCCCAAATAGAATTACGTCGACCTCTGGCTCTGTGATCGGAATTTCAGTTTGGACGTTCTCTCTACCAAATTTATAGATAAGTAATGCAGTAAGTATCTTTTCACGTAATGAACCAACTTCCATTCCTATTTTGCCAGCTCTGGAAGCCTCTAATTCCGCTATTTGAAATAGGTAGGGTAGTTTTCTTTTGATTTTCTTCACAAGTTTCTTATCCTCAAATATTTCAACAAGCCGACTCTTATTGCGCATGTGAACTAAGCCTATTACTGTCTGTCAGTTAAATACCTTTATCTTAGTTGGTAACAATTAGTCCTGAGCTTCCAAAACGAATTCTTAAAAAGGCGTAGATAGAATGGATGGTTGGGTGATGGGTCTTAAAGAGGAAACTGCTCGATATCTTGGCTTGCCCGATAGATAAGCACTACCCGCTCGATCTGATCGAGCTTGTCTCAGAAGGGGATGTCATAAAGGAAGGGGTTCTCTTATGCAGCAAGTGCAAGAGATTCTACCCCATAGTGGATGAGATTCCGGTTATGCTGCCAGATGAGCTCAGAAACAGTGAGGAGGATCTGTC encodes:
- a CDS encoding Trm112 family protein — its product is MLDILACPIDKHYPLDLIELVSEGDVIKEGVLLCSKCKRFYPIVDEIPVMLPDELRNSEEDLSFLKKWMEALPKEVLYEAKPFHLEKG